The genomic window AGTGTCCGTTGAGGAGCGCATCGCCATCCTGACCATTGACCATCCCCCCGCCAACGCCTTTGACACGCGGACCGTCATGGACCTGAACGCCGCCTTTGACGAGGTCCTGGCCAACCCCGAGGTCAAGGCCATCATCATCACGGGCGCGGGCCAGTTTGCCTTCGTGGCGGGCGCCGACATCAACGAGATCAACGCCCTCAAGGGCCACGACGACGCCAAGGAAGTGGTGGTCAAGGGCCAGCAACTCTTCAGCAAGATTGAGGCCAGCCCCAAACCGGTCATCGCCGCCATCAACGCCGTGTGCCTGGGCGGCGGCAACGAACTGGCCATGTCCTGCCATATCCGCATTGCCTCGGACCGTGCCCGCTTCGGCCAGCCCGAGATCAACCTGGGCATCATCCCCGGCTGGGGCGGCACCCAGCGCCTGCCGCGCTACGTGGGCAAGGGCAAGGCCTTTGAACTCCTGTTCACCGGCGACATGATCACCGCGCAGGAAGCCTTCCGCATCGGCCTGGTGAACAAGGTCGTGCCCGCCGGCGACGTCATCAAAGAGGCCAAGGGCCTGGCCAAGAAGATCGTGTCCAAGTCGGCCCTGTCCCTGGCCGCCATCATTGACGCCGTGAACAAGGGCTTGGAAATGGACCTGCAAGATGCCCTGCTGTACGAGGCCGAGCACTTCGCCAAACTCTGCGAGACCTACGACATGCGCGAGGGTGTGGCCGCCTTCCTGCAGAAGCGCCAGGCCAAGTTTGAAGACCGGTAGGCCCGTCATCTCCCAGGCTCCCGAAGTTCTCCTGACTTCGGGAGCCTGACGCCAACCAAAAGGAGCGCATCTATGGACTTCACATTTCCCAGAGAGTACGAACTCCTTCGCCGCATGATCCGCGAGTTCGCGCAGAACGAGATCGCGCCCATCGCCGAAGAGATTGACGTGGAAGAGAAAGTCCCGATGGACGTCATCCGCAAGGCGGCCAAACTGGGGCTGATGGGCGTGCCCTTCCCGCAGGAATACGGGGGCGCGGGCGCGGGCGAAATCGGCTACTGCATCCTCATGGAGGAAATCAACAAAGTCTGCGGCTCCACCGCCACCGTCATCGGCGCCCACACCGGCATCGGCGCCATGGCCATCTACCTGGACGGCACGCCCGAGCAGAAGGAAAAATACCTCACGCCCCTGGCCCGTGGTGAGAAGATCGCCGCCTTCGCCCTCACCGAACCCAACGCCGGCTCCGATGCCGCGGCCATCCAGACCCGCGCCGTGCGCGACGGCGACAACTACATCCTCAACGGCACGAAAATCTGGATCACCAACGGCGACATCGCCGACATCATCACCGTCTTCGCCGTAACCGACCCGGCCCTGGGCGCGCGCGGCGGCGTTACAGCCTTCATCGTGGAGAAGACCTTCCCCGGCTTCCGCGTGGGCACCAAAGAGACCAAGATGGGCATCCGCGGCTCCTCCACCGCTGAAATCATCTTTGAGGACTGCGTCGTGCCCAAGGAGAACGTCCTGGGCCAGTTTGGCGCGGGCTTCCTCACGGCCCTGAAGACGCTGGACGTGGGGCGCATCAGCCTGGGCGCAGGCTGCCTGGGCGGCGCGCAAGCGGCCTTGGACGCGGCCATTGACTTCGCCAAGAACCGCTACCAGTTTGGCCAGCCCATCGCCCAGAAGCAGGCCATCCAGTGGATGATCGCCGACATGGCCACCGAGATTGAAGCTCTGCGTTCGCTCGTTTACCGCACCGCCTGGATGATGGACTCGGGCAACATGGGCCGCGACTTCAGCACCTACGCCGCCATGTGCAAGGTCTTCGGCTCCGAAGTGTTGGACCGCTGCGTGGACAAGTGCGTGCAAATCCACGGAGGCATGGGCTACATGAAGAAGTACCCCGTGGAGCGGATGTACCGCGACGCCCGCATCACCCGCATCTTTGAGGGCACCAACGAAATCCAGCGCCTTGTCATCGCCACCAACCTGTTCCGCAAAGTCGGCGTCCGCATCCGCTAGAGCGAGCCGCGCAGGAGCAATCACCAGGAGGGCCAATTATGAAGATCGTCGTTACAATCAAACAGGTACCCGACACCACCGAGGTCAAACTGGACCCCCGCACCGGCACGCTCATCCGCGAAGGGGTGCCCAGCATCATCAACCCCGAGGACAAGAACGCGCTGGAAGAGGCGCTGAAACTCAAGGAAAGCCTGGGCGCGCACGTCGTGGTCATCACCATGGGCCCGCCCCAGGCCGATGACGCGCTGCGCGAGGCCCTGGCCATGGGCGCCGACGAGGCTATCCTCCTGTCGGACCGAGCCTTCGCAGGCGCCGACACCTGGGCCACCGCCACCACCCTCGGCATGGCCATCAAGAAGATCGGCGACTACGACCTTATCCTGGCCGGCCGCCAGGCCATTGACGGCGACACCGCCCAGGTAGGCCCCCAGTTGGCCGAATATCTGGGCATCCCCCAGATCACCTACGTAACCGAACTGACGCTCACCGACGGCGGCGTGCGCGCCAAACGCAAACTGGAAGACGGGTATGAGATCATAGAAGCCCGGCTGCCCGCGCTGCTCACCATCACCAAAGAGGCCAACAAGCCCCGGTATCCCACCGCGCCCGGCATCATCACCGCCTACCGCGCGCGCCAGGTAACGCTGTGGACATCCCAAGACCTGGGCGCGGAGCCCGGGACGCTGGGACTGGAAGGCTCGCCCACCCAGGTGCGGCGCTCCTTCAGCCCGCCGGCCAAGGAGCCGGGCGAGACCATCACCGCGCCGCCCGACGAGGCCGCACGGCAAATCCTGAGCCGACTCAGAGCGCGCAACATCATTCAGGGATGAGGCGAGTCCGACGTCTCCGAAGGAACCGCTCGGGCCTCCGGAGTCTCGCGCATCGCACCGCGAAGGGACACAGCGCATGGCAACGGTCATCGTATCGGCCGCGCGGACGCCTTTCGGGCGTTTTGGCGGCACGCTAAAAGACACGCCCGCGGTGGAACTGGGCGCGTGGGCAATCCGCGCGGCCTGCTCCCGCGTCGCGCTGGCGCTGGATGAGCGCGATCAGGTCATCCTGGGCCACTGCGTAGGCGGGGGCGTGGGCCAGGTGCCCGCGCGCCAGGCTGCCCTGCGCGCCGGCGTGCCCGTCGCCGTTGGCGCCATGTCCCTCAACACGGCCTGCACCTCGGCGCTGAACGCCGTCATCTGGGGCGACCTGCTCATCCAGAGCCGCCGCGCCCGTTGGGTCGTCGCCGGCGGCATGGAGAACATGAGCCAGTCGCCCTACATCCTGCCGCGCGCCCGCTGGGGCTACCGCCTGGGCGACGGCCCCCTCGTGGACGACCTGACGGCGTCGCTCACCTGCCCGCTGGGGGGCAAGCACATGGGCGACTACGCCAATGACGCCGCCAAAGCCTACGGCATCACGCGGGCCGCGCAGGACGAATGGGCGCTCCGCAGCCATCGGCGGTACTTCGCCGCCAAAGACGCGGGGTTCTTCCGAGACGAAATCGCGCCGGCCACGGTCAAGGTCGGCAAGACCGAGACCACCCTGGACACGGACGAGCAGCCCCGCGCCGACACCACGCTGGAGAAACTCGCCGCCCTGCCCCCGGCCTTCTCACCCGAAGGGACGGTAACGGCAGGCAACGCCCCAGGGCTAAACGACGGCGCGGCGGCCCTTGTCCTCATGGACGAGGCCGACGCCCGCGCGCTGGGCCTGCAACCCCTGGCCTGGATCGTCGGCGCGGCCCAGGTCTCCGACGAGCCGCCGCGCATCAGCACCGTCCCTGCCGACACCGCCCGAAGGCTTCTCGCCGAGCACGGTCTGCGCCCCCGCGACGTGGACCTCTGGGAAATCAACGAGGCGTTCGCGGCCGTGCCCCTCATCTGCATCCGCGAACTGGACATTGACCCGGAGCGCGTCAACGTCAACGGCGGGGCGGTCGCCATCGGCCACCCCGTGGGGGCCACGGGCTCCCGCATCCTCATGACGCTGGCCTACGAGATGCGCCGCCGCGGGGCGGCTCTGGGCGTCGCCACGCTGTGCGGCGCTGGCGCCAACGGCGCGGCGGTGCTCCTGGCCTCGGATCCGAACGCCGCCAAACCGAAAGCGCGCTCCGCAGCAAGTACCCGCAAGCGCCCCAACCCCGCCGACGAGAAGCCGAGCGGACCGCCCCCGCTGCGCTTCGCCCTGTTTGATCTGGACCAGACCCTGTACCCCATGAGTTCGGGCCTCATGGACGAGGTGGGTCGCCTCATCAAGCAGTACATGCGCGAGCGGTGCGGCTTCGCCGAAGGTGAAATCGTCGCCCTGCGCGACCGGTACTTCCGCGAGTATGGCACCACTCTGCGCGGGCTGATGCTCCACCACAACGTGGACCCCGAAGACTACCTGGCCTACGTCCACAACCTGCCGCTGGAACGGTTCATCGCGCCGAACCCCGCCCTGGACAAGGCCCTGGCCGCGCTCCCGCTCACCAAGGTCGTGTTCACCAATGCCAGCGAAGCCCATGCCCGGCGGGTGCTCAGCCTCCTCGGCGTGGAGCGCCACTTCTCCGCCATCATAGACATCAAGGCTGTTCGTTATGTAAACAAGCCGGACCCCGAAGCCTACGAGTTGGCGCTTGCCCTGCTGGACGCCCGCCCCGAGGAGTGCCTCTTGTTGGACGACACGCCGCGCAACCTGGTGCCTGGGCGCACGATGGGCATGATCACCGTCCTGGTGGGCAGCGATGACCCCGACGATGCCCACTTTGCCATCCCGCGTATAGAAGACCTGCCGCGTATCACGGCGCTGCTGGACGGCCGGCTGCCGAGCAAGGGTGAGGGGGCGCCATGATGGACAAGACCTGCTCCCTCGCCCAGGCCGTTCGCGCCATCGCGCCCGGCAGCCTCCTCGCCATCGGCGGCCTCATGCTCCACCGCCGCCCTATGGCCGCCGTGCGCGAGATCATCCGCGCGCGCATCGGCGACCTGACCCTGCTCGGCGCCACGCTGGGGCTGGACGCCGACCTCCTGGTAGGCGCGGGCCTGGTGCGACGCGTCCGCACGTGCTACTTCGGCCTGGAAGCCTTCGGCCTGGCGCCCATGTTCACCCGCGCAGCCCCGGCAGGCGCGCTGGAAATCGTGGAGGAGACGGAAACCAGCATCGCTTGCGGCCTGCGCGCTACGCTCGCCCGCGTCGGGTTTATCGCGTCGCCCGCATGGATGGGCACGGACTTCCTGCGCGTGCGGCCCGACGTGCGCACCGTCGCCGACCCGTACACCGGCGAGACGTGCGTCGCCTTCCCGGCCATCGCCCCCGACGTGGCCCTCATCCATGCCCTGGAAGCCGACCCTATGGGCAACGCCATCCTGGGCGGCAACCTGGCCGTGGACTGGGAACTGAGCCTCACGGCGCGAACCGTCATCGTAACGGCCGAGCGCATCGTGCCGCGTCTGTCGGCCGAGGCCGACCTGCTGGGGCAGCGCGTTACCCATGTGGTGGCCGCGCCCAACGGCGCTGCGCCCACATCCTGCCATCCGCTGTATCCGCTGGATGCCCAGGCCATCCTCGCCTACGTGGAAACCTGTGCGTCCGACCGATTCCAGGAATACCTGAGCGCGTGGCTGCAAACATGAAACCGGAATTCACGCCCGACGAAATCATCGCCACATGCATCAGCCGACGGCTCCGCGATGGCGACATCGTGGTGCAGGGCCTCTCCACGCCCTTGACCCTCGCCGGCTACATCCTGGCCAAATGTACCCACGCGCCCAACCTGGTGCTGGCCTCGGCGGTGGGCATGGCCGTTACGCTGGACTGGAAGCCGCTGTCGCTCCTGCGCGACGAGGCCATGTGGCTGGACCGCCCGCTGCGCCGCATGAACTTCCCGTCCATCTGCCGCGAGATTCTGCCCACGCTGGAGCCGCGCGAATTCCTGCGCCCCGCCCAAGTAGACCCGCGCGGCCATTTCAACAACGTCTGCATCGGCGACTGGCGTCGGCCCCGGCTGCGGCTCCCCGGCTGCGGCGGCATCGCCGACATCACGCCCATCTACCGGCGGGTGGAACTCTACGTGCCGCGCCACGACGCCCGCGTCTTCGTGCCGGCGGTGGACTTCATCAGCGGCGTGGGCCACATCCCCGACCGCCCTCGCGACTGGTATCTGGTCAGCGACCTGGCCACATTTGACCTGGACGAGGGCCAGGTGCGGCTCGTCAGCCTGCACCCGGGCGTGTCATTGGACGACGTGTGGGCGCGCACGGGCTTTCCGCTACGGGTGGCCAGCCCGCTATCGGAAACCCCGCCGCCCACCGCCGAAGAGTTGCGCCTGCTCCGAGAGGAGATTGACCCGCTCGGCATCCGCAAACTGGAGACCGTGGGCGGGGCCGCGCGGGCCCAATTGTTGAAAGAAATCATCCACCGGGAGATGCACTCTCAACGGCGAGACTCCCGGCCCTACACCATCACTCAATGAGGAGGACCCATGTCGTTACCCGTTCAACCCGTAGAAACCGAAGTTACCACCGACTGGGACGCCAAGTTCGCCGGCCGCGCCGTCAAGATGACCAGTTCCGTCATCCGCGAACTGCTCAAACTCACCGAGAAGCCCGACATCATCTCGTTCGCAGGCGGGTTGCCCGCCGCCGAACTGTTCCCCATCCGCGAGTTCCGCGAGGCATGCGAATACGTCCTCACCACCAACGGCAGCAAGGCGCTCCAGTACGGCGCTACCGAGGGTTACACGCCCCTGCGCGAGTACCTCTGCGAGAAGATGCAGAAGTACGGCGTCCCCGCCGAGGTGGAAAACATCATCATCACCAACGGCTCGCAGCAGGCGCTGGACCTCATCGGGCGCATCTTCCTGGACAAGGGCGATGTCGTCATCACCGAGCGGCCCACCTACCTGGGCGCGCTCCAGGCGTGGCGCGCCTACGAGCCGCAATTCGCAACCGTGCCCCTGGACGACGACGGCATGTGCGTGGATGAACTGGAGCCTGTGCTCAAGGCCCACCAGGGCAAGGTCAAGTTCATCTACGTCCTGCCCAACTTCCACAACCCGGCGGGTACCACGCTCCCGCTGGAGCGCCGCGCAGAACTGGTGCGCCTGGCCGCTAAGTACGGCGTGCCCATCATAGAAGACGACCCCTACGGCGAACTGCGCTTTGAGGGCGAGGACATCACGCCCATAGAGACGCTGCACAAGGAGAACGTCATCTACCTGAGCACGTTCTCCAAGACCCTGGCGCCGGGCATCCGCATCGGCTGGGTTACCGCGCCGTCCAAGATCATCAGCAAACTGGTGCAGGCCAAGCAGGGCGCGGATTTGCACACGGGCGTCTTCGTGCAGATGGTGGCTCACGACATCTGCAGCCGCGGCCTGCTACGCGCCCACGTCAAGAAGGTGCGCGAGGCCTACTACGAGCGGCGCAACGCCATGCTCCACGCCATGGAGGAGCAGTTCCCCAGCGGCGTAACCTGGACGCGGCCACAGGGCGGCCTATTCCTATGGGTACGCCTGCCCGAGCGGGTCAACACCACCGAGTTCCTGAAAATCGCATTGGAGGAGAAAGTCGCCTATGTTCCAGGCGCCGCGTTCTACCCGGACGAAGGCGGCCACAACACCATGCGCCTCAACTTCTCCTACTGCCGTCCGGAAATGATCCGCGAAGGCATCCAGCGCCTGGCCCGCGCCATCATGCGCGAATTCGGATGAGAGGCTATCCGCGAGCGCCCCTGCGCGTTCGCACCGTTGATCCCACCAACTACTGCCAGCGAGGAGGTCAAGGATGGAACTGAAGGTCATTGAGGAAAAATGCACAGCGTGTGGCACCTGCCAGATGGTCTGCCCATTTGGAGCCATTGAGGTCAAGGGCAACGTGGTCGTCGTGTACGAGACGTGCGTCTCCTGCGGCATCTGCGTGGAGGCCTGCCCCGAGCAGGCGCTGGTCCTGGGCGAAATGCCCACCACCGGCGTGCGCCTGAGCGACTACCGCAACGTGTGGGTCTTCGCCGAGCAGCGCGACGGCATGCTGACCAAAGTGGCCCGCCAACTCTTGGGCAAGGCCCGCGAACTCGCCGACACCCTGGGCGCCAAGGCTATCGCCGTGCTCCTGGGCCACAACGTGGACAACCTGGCCCAGGAACTCATCTGGTACGGGGCCGACGAGGTGCTCCTGGCCGATCACCCGTTGCTGGAACACTACCGCACCGACGCTTACACCAAGGTTTTCGCCAACTTGGTGCAGGAGAAGAAGCCGGAGATCGTCCTGTTCGGCGCGACCCACATCGGCCGCGACCTGGCCCCGCGCGTGGCCCAGCGCCTTCACACCGGCCTCACCGCCGACTGCACCGGCCTGGACATAGACGAGAGCGAGCGACTCCTGCTCCAGACCCGACCGGCCTTCGGCGGCAACATCATGGCCACCATCGCCTGCCCGCGCCACCGCCCGCAGATGGCCACCGTGCGCCCTGGCGTCATGCGCGCCCTGCCCGAGGACAAGACCCGCACCGGCGAGATCACCCGCGTGGACGTGGACCTGTCGGAGAGCGACCTGATGACGAAGATCCTGGAAGTCATCAAGGAGGGCAAACACACCGTGGACCTGGAAGAGGCCAAAGTCATCGTAACGGGCGGGCGCGGCCTGGGTGGCCCCGACGGGTTCAAACTCATTGAGCAACTGGCCACCGTCCTAGGCGGGGCCGTCGGCGCTTCCCGCGCGGCCGTGGACGCGGGCTGGATCTCCCATGACCATCAAGTGGGCCAGACCGGCAAGACCGTGCACCCCGAACTCTACATCGCCTGTGGGGTGTCGGGAGCCATCCAGCACCAGGCCGGCATGAAGGACGCCAAGTACATCATCGCCATCAACAAAGACCCGTCGGCGCCCATCTTCCAGATTGCCGACTTTGGCGTGGTGGGCGACCTGTACAAGGTCATCCCAGCCCTCATCAAGGAGATTGAGGCAGCCACCGCAGGAACCGCTGTGTAATGCTACGTAACACGTGCGACGCACCTGCGCGGTGCGTCGCACGTGAAGGTTGAACTGCACATGCGCAGTGCGTCGCATGGGTGCGATGCGTCGCAAGGGGAATCCATCAGCAAGGAGGCCACGCGCCGTGGCGGAAACCGTAACCCGCCTCCGCGTTCGGTACGCCGAAACGGACGCCATGGGGATCGTCCACCATTCGGCATACGCCGTCTGGTTTGAGGCTGGACGGACCGATTTCTTCCGCGCCGCCGGCCTCGCCTATGCCGAGTGTGAAGCCAGGGGCATCTTCCTGCCCGTTACCGAACTGTACGCGCGCTTCTCGCACCCAGCCTTCTACGACGAGGAGGTGACGATCTGCACGCGCCTCGCCGAACTCCGAAGCCGCGGCATCACCTTCCGCTACGAGGTGCGTAACGCCGCCGACCTACTCCTTGCCACGGGCCACACCCGCCACATTTGCGTCACCAAGAACCGAGAAGTTCAGTCCATCCCTATATGGCTTCGTCAAATCCTAGCCGGAGGGGCCAGCGCTCTATGACAACGCCGCGCGTTTCCGAGAGCACGCTCCGCGTGCGTTTCGCCGAAACCGACGCCCAGGGCATCGTGTACTACGCCAACTACTTCGTGTGGTTTGAGGTGGGGCGCGTCAACTACCTGCGCGAGGTCGGGTTTGACATCCCCCGCCGCGAGAAGGAAGGCATCACCTTCGTCATCGCCGAGGCGCGGTGCAGGTATCACGCCTCGGCCCGCTTTGACGACCCCATCCTCGTCCGCACGTGGGTGAGCCAGGTTCGGCAGCGCAGTTTCACGTTCTCGTACCAGGTCATCAACCAGGAGACCGGCATCCTGTTGGCCGAAGGGGAGACCGTTCAGGTGATGATGGACCCCAAGACGCTCCGCCCCATACGCATACCCGACGAGTTCCGGGCCCAATTGTTGTCGGAGCAGAACCCGTGATCCAGACCGAGCAGATAGGCGCGGTTACCAAGTTCCGCCTGGCCAGGGGCTTCCTCCGGCGCCCGGC from Chloroflexota bacterium includes these protein-coding regions:
- a CDS encoding enoyl-CoA hydratase/isomerase family protein, whose protein sequence is MGEYQNVKVSVEERIAILTIDHPPANAFDTRTVMDLNAAFDEVLANPEVKAIIITGAGQFAFVAGADINEINALKGHDDAKEVVVKGQQLFSKIEASPKPVIAAINAVCLGGGNELAMSCHIRIASDRARFGQPEINLGIIPGWGGTQRLPRYVGKGKAFELLFTGDMITAQEAFRIGLVNKVVPAGDVIKEAKGLAKKIVSKSALSLAAIIDAVNKGLEMDLQDALLYEAEHFAKLCETYDMREGVAAFLQKRQAKFEDR
- a CDS encoding acyl-CoA dehydrogenase family protein, coding for MDFTFPREYELLRRMIREFAQNEIAPIAEEIDVEEKVPMDVIRKAAKLGLMGVPFPQEYGGAGAGEIGYCILMEEINKVCGSTATVIGAHTGIGAMAIYLDGTPEQKEKYLTPLARGEKIAAFALTEPNAGSDAAAIQTRAVRDGDNYILNGTKIWITNGDIADIITVFAVTDPALGARGGVTAFIVEKTFPGFRVGTKETKMGIRGSSTAEIIFEDCVVPKENVLGQFGAGFLTALKTLDVGRISLGAGCLGGAQAALDAAIDFAKNRYQFGQPIAQKQAIQWMIADMATEIEALRSLVYRTAWMMDSGNMGRDFSTYAAMCKVFGSEVLDRCVDKCVQIHGGMGYMKKYPVERMYRDARITRIFEGTNEIQRLVIATNLFRKVGVRIR
- a CDS encoding electron transfer flavoprotein subunit beta/FixA family protein, with the protein product MKIVVTIKQVPDTTEVKLDPRTGTLIREGVPSIINPEDKNALEEALKLKESLGAHVVVITMGPPQADDALREALAMGADEAILLSDRAFAGADTWATATTLGMAIKKIGDYDLILAGRQAIDGDTAQVGPQLAEYLGIPQITYVTELTLTDGGVRAKRKLEDGYEIIEARLPALLTITKEANKPRYPTAPGIITAYRARQVTLWTSQDLGAEPGTLGLEGSPTQVRRSFSPPAKEPGETITAPPDEAARQILSRLRARNIIQG
- a CDS encoding pyrimidine 5'-nucleotidase; translated protein: MATVIVSAARTPFGRFGGTLKDTPAVELGAWAIRAACSRVALALDERDQVILGHCVGGGVGQVPARQAALRAGVPVAVGAMSLNTACTSALNAVIWGDLLIQSRRARWVVAGGMENMSQSPYILPRARWGYRLGDGPLVDDLTASLTCPLGGKHMGDYANDAAKAYGITRAAQDEWALRSHRRYFAAKDAGFFRDEIAPATVKVGKTETTLDTDEQPRADTTLEKLAALPPAFSPEGTVTAGNAPGLNDGAAALVLMDEADARALGLQPLAWIVGAAQVSDEPPRISTVPADTARRLLAEHGLRPRDVDLWEINEAFAAVPLICIRELDIDPERVNVNGGAVAIGHPVGATGSRILMTLAYEMRRRGAALGVATLCGAGANGAAVLLASDPNAAKPKARSAASTRKRPNPADEKPSGPPPLRFALFDLDQTLYPMSSGLMDEVGRLIKQYMRERCGFAEGEIVALRDRYFREYGTTLRGLMLHHNVDPEDYLAYVHNLPLERFIAPNPALDKALAALPLTKVVFTNASEAHARRVLSLLGVERHFSAIIDIKAVRYVNKPDPEAYELALALLDARPEECLLLDDTPRNLVPGRTMGMITVLVGSDDPDDAHFAIPRIEDLPRITALLDGRLPSKGEGAP
- a CDS encoding CoA transferase subunit A produces the protein MMDKTCSLAQAVRAIAPGSLLAIGGLMLHRRPMAAVREIIRARIGDLTLLGATLGLDADLLVGAGLVRRVRTCYFGLEAFGLAPMFTRAAPAGALEIVEETETSIACGLRATLARVGFIASPAWMGTDFLRVRPDVRTVADPYTGETCVAFPAIAPDVALIHALEADPMGNAILGGNLAVDWELSLTARTVIVTAERIVPRLSAEADLLGQRVTHVVAAPNGAAPTSCHPLYPLDAQAILAYVETCASDRFQEYLSAWLQT
- a CDS encoding PLP-dependent aminotransferase family protein; amino-acid sequence: MSLPVQPVETEVTTDWDAKFAGRAVKMTSSVIRELLKLTEKPDIISFAGGLPAAELFPIREFREACEYVLTTNGSKALQYGATEGYTPLREYLCEKMQKYGVPAEVENIIITNGSQQALDLIGRIFLDKGDVVITERPTYLGALQAWRAYEPQFATVPLDDDGMCVDELEPVLKAHQGKVKFIYVLPNFHNPAGTTLPLERRAELVRLAAKYGVPIIEDDPYGELRFEGEDITPIETLHKENVIYLSTFSKTLAPGIRIGWVTAPSKIISKLVQAKQGADLHTGVFVQMVAHDICSRGLLRAHVKKVREAYYERRNAMLHAMEEQFPSGVTWTRPQGGLFLWVRLPERVNTTEFLKIALEEKVAYVPGAAFYPDEGGHNTMRLNFSYCRPEMIREGIQRLARAIMREFG
- a CDS encoding electron transfer flavoprotein subunit alpha; the protein is MELKVIEEKCTACGTCQMVCPFGAIEVKGNVVVVYETCVSCGICVEACPEQALVLGEMPTTGVRLSDYRNVWVFAEQRDGMLTKVARQLLGKARELADTLGAKAIAVLLGHNVDNLAQELIWYGADEVLLADHPLLEHYRTDAYTKVFANLVQEKKPEIVLFGATHIGRDLAPRVAQRLHTGLTADCTGLDIDESERLLLQTRPAFGGNIMATIACPRHRPQMATVRPGVMRALPEDKTRTGEITRVDVDLSESDLMTKILEVIKEGKHTVDLEEAKVIVTGGRGLGGPDGFKLIEQLATVLGGAVGASRAAVDAGWISHDHQVGQTGKTVHPELYIACGVSGAIQHQAGMKDAKYIIAINKDPSAPIFQIADFGVVGDLYKVIPALIKEIEAATAGTAV
- a CDS encoding acyl-CoA thioesterase; amino-acid sequence: MAETVTRLRVRYAETDAMGIVHHSAYAVWFEAGRTDFFRAAGLAYAECEARGIFLPVTELYARFSHPAFYDEEVTICTRLAELRSRGITFRYEVRNAADLLLATGHTRHICVTKNREVQSIPIWLRQILAGGASAL
- a CDS encoding acyl-CoA thioesterase — its product is MTTPRVSESTLRVRFAETDAQGIVYYANYFVWFEVGRVNYLREVGFDIPRREKEGITFVIAEARCRYHASARFDDPILVRTWVSQVRQRSFTFSYQVINQETGILLAEGETVQVMMDPKTLRPIRIPDEFRAQLLSEQNP